A region from the Patescibacteria group bacterium genome encodes:
- the bcp gene encoding thioredoxin-dependent thiol peroxidase — MKDLLNKKAPEFSLPDQSGDIHKLSDYKGKWILIYFYPRDNTPGCTIEACTLRDSFPKFSRLKAEVLGVSKDSIESHEKFKAKYKLPFTLLSDDKMEMLKAYGVWQKKKFLGKEFMGIARTSFLINPQGKIVKIYEKVKPPVHAEEVLNDLKSLQ, encoded by the coding sequence ATGAAAGATTTATTAAACAAAAAAGCACCGGAATTTTCACTGCCGGATCAGAGTGGAGATATCCATAAGCTTTCTGATTATAAAGGCAAATGGATTTTGATTTATTTTTATCCGAGAGATAATACTCCCGGTTGCACAATTGAAGCATGCACACTCCGCGATTCATTTCCAAAATTTTCCAGACTGAAAGCGGAAGTTTTGGGTGTCAGCAAGGACAGCATTGAAAGCCACGAAAAATTTAAAGCAAAATATAAGTTACCTTTTACCTTGCTTTCGGATGATAAAATGGAAATGCTGAAGGCGTATGGTGTCTGGCAGAAGAAAAAATTTCTGGGCAAGGAGTTTATGGGAATAGCCAGAACTTCGTTCTTAATAAATCCTCAAGGCAAAATAGTAAAAATTTACGAAAAAGTAAAACCCCCGGTGCACGCGGAAGAGGTGTTAAATGATTTAAAATCTTTGCAATAA
- a CDS encoding diacylglycerol kinase family protein translates to MYKKFYFIVNPEAGKGKKLSFITEVQVFCRKHNLEYEKVLTKEPKEATKLAREAAKEYEVVVAVGGDGTISEVAAGIYDTPAVLGILPTGSGNDFAPMVGISKNLHKALDTLIRGHIRKVDLGKVNEEYIFVNGMGVGFDGEAAARVRKYLKYFPGYPGYLAAVLRTLVTYRFREARIVLDNDIVLEKKILLVATCNGTQYGGGFRVAPSAEIDDGLFTVCQIDKMGRFYALRNIPKIMKGTHLKLPEVHTYTAKKVTIESRHNLQAQLDGELLPLMKKFEIEMIPGKLSVISG, encoded by the coding sequence ATGTATAAAAAATTCTATTTTATTGTGAACCCGGAAGCGGGGAAAGGTAAAAAGCTATCATTTATTACGGAGGTGCAGGTATTTTGCCGAAAGCACAATCTGGAATACGAGAAAGTGCTGACCAAAGAACCTAAAGAAGCAACAAAATTGGCACGGGAAGCGGCAAAGGAATATGAAGTTGTAGTGGCGGTGGGAGGTGACGGTACGATCAGTGAAGTGGCTGCTGGGATTTATGATACACCCGCGGTGCTGGGAATACTGCCGACCGGATCCGGCAATGATTTTGCCCCGATGGTGGGGATATCAAAAAATCTGCATAAAGCACTTGATACCTTGATTCGCGGCCATATCCGGAAAGTTGATTTAGGTAAGGTTAACGAGGAATATATTTTTGTTAATGGAATGGGCGTAGGGTTTGACGGTGAAGCGGCTGCACGGGTCAGAAAGTATCTGAAATACTTTCCTGGTTACCCCGGTTATTTAGCAGCAGTTCTTAGAACACTGGTGACGTATAGATTCAGAGAAGCCAGAATAGTTTTGGATAACGATATTGTTCTAGAAAAGAAAATATTATTAGTTGCTACATGTAACGGAACACAATATGGCGGTGGTTTTAGAGTGGCGCCATCGGCAGAAATTGATGATGGTTTATTCACAGTATGTCAGATTGATAAAATGGGAAGATTTTATGCTTTAAGGAATATTCCAAAAATTATGAAAGGAACACATTTAAAACTTCCTGAAGTTCACACATATACCGCAAAAAAAGTTACAATTGAATCACGACATAATCTGCAGGCGCAGTTAGACGGAGAACTGTTACCGTTAATGAAAAAATTTGAAATAGAAATGATACCGGGAAAATTATCAGTGATATCAGGATAG
- the lexA gene encoding transcriptional repressor LexA produces MNENITKKQKEILDYITEFISVNGYSPSYREMADYFGLSSPATIFEHIKGLEDKGFIKAEERKARSIKIFKEKKKEMPALELPLVGLITAGEPIEAIEERETISIPVGLVDSINSFVLKVKGESMIGEGIFDGDYVVCERNYYPKNGDVVVALLNNEYATLKKYFREKTRIRLQPANPNMKPIFSKNPVIQGIVKAIFRKY; encoded by the coding sequence ATGAACGAAAACATCACTAAAAAGCAAAAAGAAATCCTGGACTATATCACGGAATTCATTTCCGTAAACGGCTACTCCCCCAGTTATCGGGAAATGGCGGATTATTTCGGCTTGTCATCCCCCGCCACTATTTTTGAACATATCAAAGGATTGGAGGACAAAGGATTTATTAAAGCGGAAGAGAGAAAAGCCCGGTCCATTAAAATATTCAAGGAGAAAAAGAAAGAGATGCCCGCACTCGAACTGCCATTAGTAGGATTAATCACCGCCGGTGAACCGATCGAAGCGATTGAAGAAAGAGAAACAATTTCCATACCGGTCGGGTTGGTTGACAGCATTAATTCCTTCGTACTGAAAGTCAAAGGCGAATCCATGATCGGCGAAGGAATATTTGACGGAGATTACGTGGTCTGCGAAAGAAACTACTATCCGAAGAACGGCGACGTGGTTGTAGCGCTTTTAAATAATGAATACGCAACTCTCAAAAAATATTTCCGGGAAAAAACCAGAATCCGCCTGCAACCGGCCAATCCCAATATGAAACCGATCTTTTCCAAGAACCCGGTAATTCAGGGGATCGTCAAAGCCATCTTCAGAAAATATTAA
- the truB gene encoding tRNA pseudouridine(55) synthase TruB: MNGIFAIYKEKGPTSHDVVYRLRKITGEKRIGHAGTLDPLAEGVLVVGIGREATKKLSTEVQKEKEYITTIMLGVTSTTDDAEGEKTSIAVKSIPTHAEVKEAIKLFVGKIKQIPPIYSAVKVNGKEAYKFARKGKPVELEARDVEIKKIDIVHYDWPMLTIKAITGPGVYIRSLGKNIGEKLGVGGGYLKYLKRSRVGEYSCNNALTLDQFEKLYGKTNV; encoded by the coding sequence ATGAACGGAATATTTGCAATTTATAAAGAAAAAGGTCCGACTTCGCATGATGTTGTTTACAGGCTCAGAAAGATTACCGGAGAAAAAAGAATCGGACACGCCGGCACCCTGGACCCATTAGCGGAGGGGGTCCTGGTGGTTGGTATTGGAAGGGAAGCGACTAAAAAACTGAGTACTGAGGTACAAAAGGAAAAAGAATATATCACAACCATTATGCTAGGGGTAACAAGTACAACTGATGATGCGGAGGGAGAAAAAACATCGATAGCGGTAAAATCTATTCCGACGCATGCGGAAGTTAAGGAAGCGATAAAATTATTTGTCGGCAAGATAAAACAAATCCCGCCAATCTACAGCGCGGTTAAGGTCAACGGCAAGGAAGCATATAAATTTGCCAGAAAAGGAAAACCGGTTGAGTTAGAGGCCCGTGACGTTGAAATAAAAAAGATCGATATCGTACACTATGACTGGCCAATGCTGACTATTAAAGCTATTACTGGGCCGGGTGTTTATATCAGATCGCTCGGGAAAAATATCGGCGAAAAACTGGGAGTAGGCGGTGGCTATTTGAAATATTTGAAGCGAAGCAGAGTTGGAGAATATTCCTGCAATAATGCTTTAACATTAGATCAGTTTGAAAAATTATACGGAAAAACAAATGTATAA
- the dinB gene encoding DNA polymerase IV yields MEKIIFHIDMDSYFATCEQQANPFLRGKPIAVSGHPDSRTVISAASKEAKKLGVKSAMPIFEARRICPDIIFVPGDFEKYVHITKTIIRIFLSFTDQVEVTSIDEAFMDVTPIAKRYGGAIHVANKIKAELKQQVGDWMTCSIGIAPNKLMAKLASGLRKPDGIMFVPQKDILSVLKTIELTDLCGLGRQTEKHLNKIGIKNLAELKQYPLIKLIREFGQTGLQLHNMSWGRGSDYVPSYYESYQEKSMGHQITLPKNTLDLEYLNNTLLKLCEKTGRRMREAKLSGRVVSVFIRYNNFEGISRQKAVKINVDDGYQIFELARNILKSFSFKYPVRLIGVSVAKLSYSNQYALPFADTKKKQAILQAMDAVNNKHGEFTIQRACLLKDLGLKRDLPAHGLMRKYL; encoded by the coding sequence ATGGAAAAAATAATATTTCATATTGATATGGATTCGTATTTCGCCACCTGCGAACAACAAGCGAATCCTTTTTTGCGTGGCAAGCCGATCGCCGTTTCCGGCCATCCGGATTCGCGTACCGTAATTTCCGCCGCATCCAAGGAAGCCAAGAAACTGGGTGTAAAATCCGCTATGCCTATTTTTGAAGCCAGGCGCATTTGTCCAGACATCATTTTTGTCCCCGGGGATTTTGAAAAATATGTGCATATCACTAAAACTATCATCAGAATATTTCTTTCCTTTACCGACCAAGTGGAAGTAACCAGCATTGATGAGGCATTCATGGACGTTACTCCTATTGCCAAAAGATACGGCGGAGCAATCCACGTCGCCAACAAAATAAAAGCAGAATTAAAACAGCAAGTTGGTGACTGGATGACCTGCTCGATCGGTATCGCACCGAATAAGCTGATGGCTAAACTGGCTTCAGGATTGAGGAAGCCCGACGGCATCATGTTTGTACCACAAAAAGATATCCTTTCTGTTTTAAAAACTATTGAACTTACAGACTTGTGCGGGCTGGGCCGTCAGACAGAAAAGCATTTAAACAAAATTGGAATTAAAAATCTGGCTGAACTAAAGCAATATCCCTTAATCAAACTAATCAGGGAATTCGGCCAAACGGGCTTGCAACTACATAATATGAGCTGGGGCAGGGGTTCTGACTATGTCCCCTCTTATTATGAAAGTTACCAGGAGAAATCAATGGGGCATCAGATTACCCTACCGAAAAATACCCTAGATCTGGAATATTTGAATAACACACTTTTGAAGCTTTGTGAGAAAACCGGACGCAGAATGCGAGAAGCTAAACTATCCGGTCGGGTGGTCAGCGTGTTTATCAGATACAACAATTTTGAAGGCATCTCCCGACAAAAGGCGGTAAAGATTAATGTTGACGACGGGTATCAGATTTTTGAGCTAGCCAGAAATATTTTAAAATCATTTTCATTCAAATATCCCGTGCGCTTGATTGGGGTCAGTGTTGCCAAGCTTTCCTATTCTAATCAATACGCGCTTCCTTTCGCAGACACAAAAAAGAAACAAGCAATCCTGCAGGCGATGGATGCCGTAAATAATAAGCATGGAGAATTTACTATTCAGCGCGCTTGCCTGTTAAAAGATCTCGGGTTAAAGAGAGATTTGCCGGCACACGGGCTGATGCGTAAATACCTATAG
- a CDS encoding pseudouridine synthase, which produces MEETRINKYLTQANYCSRREADRLIEQGRVEINNRKAKLGDKVLPGDDVVVDGERVKTDTAEKIYLAFNKPVGVICTSDPKAKDNIIDAVGYPERVYTIGRLDVISSGLILLTNDGEVVNKILRGQNKVEKEYQVEVTRDISEKFLKMMSTGVYINKYKTLPAKIKQTDVRKFSIVIIEGKKRQVRRMCEKMGYGVTKLKRVRIGKLELGNLKEGQYKNITLKDVI; this is translated from the coding sequence ATGGAAGAAACAAGAATCAATAAATACCTGACTCAAGCCAACTACTGTTCGCGTCGTGAAGCAGATCGTTTGATTGAGCAGGGAAGGGTAGAGATTAATAATAGAAAGGCAAAACTCGGAGATAAAGTATTGCCGGGTGATGACGTTGTTGTTGACGGAGAGCGTGTCAAAACAGATACCGCGGAAAAGATTTATCTGGCTTTTAACAAACCGGTCGGGGTAATCTGTACCAGTGATCCGAAAGCCAAAGATAATATAATTGACGCGGTAGGGTATCCCGAAAGAGTCTATACTATCGGAAGGCTGGATGTGATCAGTTCCGGTCTGATTTTACTGACCAATGACGGAGAAGTCGTAAATAAAATATTAAGAGGCCAGAATAAAGTAGAAAAGGAATATCAGGTAGAAGTAACCAGGGATATTTCTGAGAAGTTTCTGAAAATGATGAGCACGGGAGTTTACATTAATAAATATAAAACATTGCCTGCCAAGATTAAGCAGACTGATGTCAGAAAATTTTCTATCGTAATTATTGAAGGTAAGAAAAGGCAGGTTCGGAGAATGTGTGAAAAGATGGGCTATGGTGTAACAAAATTAAAAAGAGTACGCATTGGAAAATTGGAACTGGGAAACCTGAAAGAAGGTCAGTACAAAAATATAACACTTAAGGACGTAATTTAG
- a CDS encoding NUDIX domain-containing protein yields MNKVIIVSGAVIVENNKILLNQHGDTDFWKVCGGKMQVSDKDLIETAKREAKEEMGIDVEINNPQAFITYDVKETADGVCDVKLVHYLANRIGEIAPGADIREWKWFDINDLPKNIAPNIIPALKHFKFIK; encoded by the coding sequence ATGAACAAAGTAATAATTGTTTCCGGAGCAGTAATTGTTGAAAATAACAAAATACTTTTAAATCAGCATGGCGATACTGATTTCTGGAAGGTTTGTGGTGGAAAGATGCAGGTAAGTGATAAGGATCTGATAGAAACTGCCAAGAGGGAAGCAAAAGAGGAAATGGGAATTGATGTTGAAATTAACAATCCACAAGCCTTTATCACTTATGATGTCAAGGAAACTGCTGACGGGGTTTGTGATGTAAAATTGGTGCATTACCTGGCGAATAGGATCGGCGAAATTGCGCCGGGTGCAGATATTAGAGAGTGGAAATGGTTTGATATAAATGATTTGCCGAAAAATATCGCACCAAATATTATTCCGGCTTTAAAACATTTCAAATTTATAAAATAA
- a CDS encoding serine hydrolase, with protein sequence MKNKNYKGLTIIATGILFLSFSHPADAVETLNRARYLNQDTMAKGYTVPSKHYDFMVGIRGGIFTEGAWVKIKESDYLNYEIPSTKELISPVYVYDIRVQNPTVLDKPVFISLKFESENVYKKRIHFWDRITNEWRPIPTTIDYANNIAKAAIHFPWSIVAVFETTGVLDGPVKITGAGNPSIQAETAIAIDERTGAVLYELNSDKQWWIASLTKMMTALVFLETNPDFNKVMAYSSSDNEIGGKLYVVDGETMKIRDYFYSMLVGSANNAANAIARSTGMTRAEFVSAMNKKARDLGLTDTVFGDPSGLGLENRSTVSDYAKFMQTVSDRFEILQATTVPVYSFKTINIGSIHNIKNTNKLLNSGYKFIACKTGYLDEAKYNFTTRIKNDDGDEIITVVLGTDSDSARWRETSELIDWVFANYRW encoded by the coding sequence ATGAAAAACAAAAATTACAAAGGCTTAACCATAATAGCAACAGGAATATTATTTCTGTCATTTTCACACCCAGCCGATGCGGTAGAGACATTAAACCGGGCACGCTATCTGAATCAAGACACTATGGCAAAAGGATACACTGTTCCGAGCAAGCATTATGACTTTATGGTCGGAATCCGCGGAGGAATATTCACAGAGGGTGCCTGGGTGAAAATAAAAGAATCTGACTATTTAAACTACGAAATCCCGTCAACCAAAGAATTGATCAGTCCGGTATATGTCTATGATATCCGTGTTCAAAATCCGACTGTACTTGATAAGCCGGTATTTATCTCCCTAAAATTTGAATCAGAGAATGTTTATAAAAAGAGAATTCATTTTTGGGACAGAATTACGAATGAATGGCGGCCGATACCAACCACGATTGATTACGCAAACAACATTGCTAAAGCGGCGATTCATTTTCCCTGGTCGATTGTCGCCGTATTTGAAACCACCGGCGTTCTGGACGGACCGGTAAAAATTACCGGAGCAGGCAATCCAAGTATCCAGGCGGAAACGGCGATTGCTATTGATGAACGCACCGGCGCAGTGCTATATGAATTAAATTCGGATAAACAATGGTGGATTGCCAGTCTGACAAAAATGATGACCGCTTTGGTATTTTTGGAAACAAATCCGGATTTTAATAAAGTAATGGCATATTCTTCGTCTGATAATGAAATTGGCGGAAAATTATATGTGGTTGACGGCGAGACTATGAAAATTCGTGATTACTTCTACTCAATGTTGGTCGGCTCGGCAAATAACGCGGCCAATGCGATCGCAAGATCAACCGGCATGACACGGGCGGAGTTTGTCTCAGCGATGAATAAAAAGGCGCGCGATTTAGGATTAACCGATACAGTATTTGGCGATCCATCCGGGTTGGGGTTGGAAAACCGATCTACTGTTTCTGATTATGCAAAATTTATGCAAACGGTATCCGACCGGTTTGAAATATTGCAGGCAACGACTGTTCCGGTATATTCTTTTAAAACAATCAATATCGGCAGTATCCATAATATAAAAAATACCAACAAACTTTTGAACTCCGGGTATAAATTCATAGCCTGCAAAACCGGCTACCTGGATGAGGCAAAATATAATTTTACAACTCGAATAAAAAATGACGACGGTGATGAGATAATTACGGTTGTATTGGGTACGGATTCTGATTCTGCCCGCTGGCGGGAAACGTCGGAACTGATTGATTGGGTTTTTGCCAATTACCGCTGGTAG
- a CDS encoding YbhB/YbcL family Raf kinase inhibitor-like protein, translating to MKITSPVFLDNEMIPSKYTCNGDNISPPLRISEVPPSTKSLALINDDPDAPGATWVHWVVWNIDSNTFDIAEDCVMEGAVEGKNTRGDNKYGGPCPPSGTHRYFFKIYALDTLIDLDKSHGKKELEKAMKGHILEKAQLVGLYTQIT from the coding sequence ATGAAAATTACCAGTCCCGTATTTCTGGATAATGAAATGATCCCGTCTAAATATACCTGCAACGGGGATAATATCAGTCCACCGCTTAGAATTAGTGAAGTTCCGCCCAGTACAAAAAGTTTAGCGTTAATCAATGATGATCCGGATGCTCCAGGCGCAACTTGGGTCCATTGGGTTGTTTGGAATATTGATAGTAATACATTTGATATTGCTGAAGATTGTGTAATGGAAGGTGCTGTCGAAGGAAAGAACACCAGAGGAGATAATAAATACGGAGGACCATGTCCGCCATCGGGCACTCATCGGTATTTTTTTAAAATTTATGCTCTGGATACATTAATTGACCTGGACAAATCGCATGGTAAGAAGGAATTAGAAAAGGCAATGAAGGGGCATATACTGGAAAAAGCGCAACTTGTTGGTTTATACACTCAAATTACATGA
- a CDS encoding DUF456 domain-containing protein, translated as MGWEVIIFLGIAILFFTVGLVGIVFPLLPGIPLIWLGALIYAFLTDFREVGWLVMTIFTLLMIFSFVIDYLANIYGAKKFGAGRWGIAGSIFGMMIGIITGGLVGLIIGPMIGATIGELISGKDHRKALKAGLGTFIGFLSGTLIKFIIGLLMIGLFFWQLF; from the coding sequence ATGGGCTGGGAAGTAATAATTTTTCTAGGGATTGCAATACTGTTTTTTACGGTAGGTTTGGTTGGAATTGTTTTTCCGCTGCTTCCCGGCATTCCTTTAATCTGGCTGGGCGCATTAATCTACGCTTTCCTTACCGATTTCCGGGAAGTCGGCTGGCTGGTAATGACCATATTTACCTTATTGATGATTTTTTCTTTCGTTATTGACTATCTGGCGAATATTTACGGAGCAAAGAAATTCGGAGCGGGAAGGTGGGGTATCGCCGGATCAATCTTTGGGATGATGATCGGAATCATTACCGGCGGACTGGTCGGCTTGATTATTGGTCCGATGATCGGAGCAACAATCGGCGAACTGATCAGCGGAAAAGATCACCGCAAAGCGCTGAAGGCGGGTTTGGGAACATTTATTGGCTTTCTAAGCGGAACTTTGATCAAATTCATTATCGGACTGTTAATGATCGGATTATTTTTTTGGCAATTATTTTAA
- a CDS encoding MFS transporter, whose translation MKKPAFLQYRFGPTFWSANVMELLERMGWYALFSIIILFLTNSKKEGALGLTNEQAGTILGIVPFFLYLVPLVMGTIGEKIGYKRMLLASFAVLATGYYLCSLATGFWTFFWFFMLVALGAGMFKPMISATIGQTTSDSNEKRSVGYGIFYAVINVGGFLGPVIAGTFRPRCDTSGNVISGNWDTLFYINTCYMVAMFLFTLFFFKEPARKGTDPLGKKLREMVTDLRDPKLSILLLILVGYWTNYVQFFNTMALWITEWVDTSALASLPFIPDAWVSAGQLKPEYLINLNGLTIILLAVWLTNKTSPFPILKTMNTAILILCLAVAGLTFTTPLVTGALALWLLMTLIIVFSMAEICVNPKSNELMAKIAPPAKVATYQGYMFLSVAGGFLLGGKLVGLYGHFAGKTEMYRNELTRLASNVPDIKDLNITQLGIELQKLNVDLTQFDQQLWTTHKPYLYWLICAAIGVISVVLLAIYRRAVPMLEKTKRT comes from the coding sequence ATGAAAAAGCCTGCGTTTCTCCAGTACAGGTTCGGGCCGACCTTCTGGTCTGCCAACGTCATGGAACTACTCGAACGGATGGGATGGTATGCCCTGTTCTCCATCATCATCCTCTTCCTCACCAACAGCAAGAAGGAAGGGGCTCTTGGTCTGACGAATGAACAGGCAGGTACGATTCTGGGTATCGTGCCGTTCTTCCTCTACCTCGTGCCACTAGTCATGGGCACGATCGGCGAGAAGATCGGATACAAGCGCATGTTGCTGGCATCGTTCGCGGTACTGGCCACGGGATACTACCTGTGCAGTCTGGCGACCGGATTCTGGACGTTCTTCTGGTTCTTCATGCTCGTCGCCCTGGGCGCCGGCATGTTCAAGCCGATGATTTCGGCTACGATCGGTCAGACGACCAGTGACAGCAACGAGAAGCGATCCGTCGGCTACGGCATCTTCTATGCCGTGATCAACGTCGGCGGATTCCTCGGGCCGGTCATCGCCGGTACGTTCCGACCGAGGTGCGATACCTCGGGGAATGTGATCAGCGGCAACTGGGATACGCTGTTCTACATCAACACCTGCTACATGGTGGCGATGTTTCTCTTCACGCTGTTCTTCTTCAAGGAGCCAGCGCGCAAGGGAACGGATCCCCTCGGCAAAAAGCTCCGCGAGATGGTCACGGACCTCCGCGACCCGAAGCTGAGCATTCTGCTCCTGATCCTCGTCGGGTACTGGACGAACTACGTACAGTTCTTCAACACGATGGCCCTCTGGATCACGGAGTGGGTGGATACCAGTGCATTGGCGTCGCTGCCCTTCATCCCGGATGCCTGGGTGTCGGCTGGCCAGCTCAAGCCGGAGTACTTGATCAACCTTAACGGGCTGACCATCATCTTGCTAGCTGTCTGGCTGACGAACAAGACTTCACCCTTCCCGATCCTGAAGACCATGAACACGGCGATCCTCATCCTCTGCCTTGCGGTGGCTGGTCTCACGTTCACGACTCCATTGGTCACGGGCGCGCTGGCACTCTGGCTGCTCATGACTCTGATCATCGTGTTCTCCATGGCGGAGATTTGCGTGAATCCCAAGAGCAACGAGCTCATGGCGAAGATCGCGCCGCCCGCGAAAGTGGCCACGTACCAGGGGTACATGTTCCTGTCGGTCGCCGGAGGATTCTTACTAGGAGGCAAGCTCGTCGGCTTGTACGGCCACTTCGCCGGAAAGACGGAGATGTACCGTAATGAGCTAACGAGACTTGCAAGCAACGTGCCCGACATCAAGGACCTCAACATCACCCAGCTGGGCATCGAGCTCCAGAAGCTCAACGTGGACCTTACGCAGTTCGATCAGCAGCTCTGGACGACTCACAAGCCCTATCTCTACTGGTTGATCTGCGCGGCGATCGGCGTCATCTCCGTTGTCCTACTCGCTATTTACCGTCGGGCCGTTCCGATGCTCGAGAAAACCAAACGTACCTGA